The following proteins are co-located in the Gammaproteobacteria bacterium genome:
- a CDS encoding UbiX family flavin prenyltransferase produces the protein MRLIIGISGASGVIYGIRLLEALREAPEVETHLIISNGGKVNIALETDWKVRDVEALADVVYSDSDVAATIASGSFATGGMIVAPCSMKTLGAIVNSYAANLLVRAADVTLKEGRKLVLAPRETPLHAGHLRLMHEAALMGAVVAPPVPGFYAKPASVEDVVNHTVGRLMDLFGLETDLVRRWPGGKEAAKN, from the coding sequence ATGCGACTCATTATTGGAATTTCGGGCGCCAGCGGCGTGATTTACGGCATCCGGCTGCTGGAGGCGCTGCGCGAAGCCCCGGAGGTGGAGACTCACCTTATTATCAGCAACGGGGGCAAGGTCAATATCGCGCTGGAGACGGACTGGAAGGTCCGGGACGTGGAGGCGCTGGCGGACGTCGTGTACTCCGACAGCGACGTGGCGGCCACGATCGCCAGCGGCTCTTTCGCTACCGGCGGGATGATCGTGGCGCCCTGTTCGATGAAGACGCTGGGCGCGATCGTGAATTCCTACGCGGCCAACCTGCTGGTGCGCGCGGCGGACGTCACGCTGAAGGAGGGCCGGAAGCTGGTGCTGGCGCCGCGCGAGACGCCGCTGCACGCCGGCCATTTGCGGCTGATGCACGAGGCGGCGCTGATGGGGGCGGTCGTTGCGCCGCCGGTTCCGGGCTTCTACGCCAAGCCCGCCAGCGTGGAAGACGTCGTCAACCACACCGTCGGAAGGCTGATGGACCTGTTCGGCCTGGAAACGGACCTCGTGCGCCGCTGGCCGGGCGGCAAGGAAGCCGCGAAGAACTAA
- a CDS encoding PaaI family thioesterase — translation MAEPVDLSKLPRLTSRDAVGGELVSVDAEAGVVTASYRPPQELANPIGSLQGGYALAMLDDVSGSTTWFGGGGRPFTTAQISANFLKAVPMGEPLLGEARIVHNGRRQSVVEAELRREKDGAVLVRATVMNVYLK, via the coding sequence ATGGCGGAGCCGGTCGACCTCTCGAAACTTCCGCGGCTGACGAGCCGCGACGCGGTCGGCGGAGAACTGGTCTCGGTGGACGCCGAGGCGGGCGTCGTAACGGCGTCCTACCGGCCCCCGCAGGAGCTGGCCAATCCGATCGGTTCGCTGCAGGGAGGCTATGCGCTTGCGATGCTCGACGACGTGAGCGGCTCCACGACCTGGTTCGGTGGCGGCGGGCGCCCGTTCACGACGGCGCAGATCTCCGCCAACTTCCTCAAGGCCGTGCCGATGGGCGAACCGCTGCTGGGGGAGGCCCGGATCGTGCACAACGGCCGCCGCCAATCCGTGGTCGAGGCGGAACTCAGGCGCGAGAAGGATGGCGCCGTGCTGGTCCGGGCCACGGTGATGAACGTATACCTGAAGTAA
- a CDS encoding DEAD/DEAH box helicase: protein MSFQSRSTRRPSGRGSNRRSSGRKQRFDVACSNCNAATVVPFRPKPGRPVYCRPCFDKLRNDRSAAREEAVNDPLASNHPPAGHAANGAKAFPGMLMKPATRAAIAAMGIAEPTPIQERCIPHLLKGRDVIGQARTGSGKTLAFAVPMVECCDPSIRKVQALVLVPTRELAIQVASVTEALVAEQRLNVTLLYGGRSARPQQAALRRGSQIVIGTPGRTLDHLRQGVLDLCSVRFLVLDEADEMLDKGFAPDVEAILRRTPAQRTTALFSATVPSWVEKTARKHQRDPVIVEVDADTKSLPCVEHLVYTIKRADKSKALQTLLNQRDGDPVIVFGRTKHGVRKLARQLDGLGYPVGALQGNLSQNARERVMAAFRSGATPILVATNVAARGLDVKGVDRVINYDLPESQQYFTHRVGRTGRMGRAGEAVTFITPDEESKWREIERGLGRRFTRKPWRRAA from the coding sequence ATGTCTTTTCAATCCCGCTCGACGCGCAGGCCTTCCGGCCGCGGGTCGAATCGCCGGTCGTCCGGCCGCAAGCAGCGCTTTGATGTCGCGTGCTCGAACTGCAATGCCGCAACGGTCGTTCCGTTTCGGCCAAAGCCCGGCCGGCCCGTGTACTGCCGGCCCTGCTTTGACAAACTTCGTAACGACCGGTCCGCGGCCAGAGAGGAAGCCGTTAACGATCCGCTTGCCTCGAACCATCCACCCGCCGGTCACGCCGCCAATGGCGCAAAGGCATTCCCCGGCATGCTGATGAAGCCCGCCACCCGCGCGGCGATTGCCGCCATGGGCATCGCAGAGCCGACACCCATTCAGGAGCGGTGCATTCCCCATTTGCTGAAAGGCCGGGACGTGATCGGCCAGGCGCGCACCGGATCCGGCAAGACACTGGCCTTTGCCGTGCCCATGGTCGAATGTTGCGATCCCTCCATTCGCAAGGTGCAGGCACTGGTGCTCGTGCCCACCCGGGAGCTGGCGATCCAGGTTGCGTCGGTTACCGAGGCGCTGGTTGCGGAGCAACGGCTCAATGTGACGCTGTTGTACGGCGGCCGGTCGGCCCGGCCCCAGCAGGCTGCGTTGCGCCGCGGCTCGCAGATCGTCATCGGTACGCCGGGCCGCACACTGGATCATCTTCGGCAAGGCGTGCTGGATCTTTGCTCGGTGCGTTTCCTGGTGCTCGACGAAGCCGATGAGATGCTCGACAAGGGGTTCGCTCCCGATGTCGAAGCCATTCTGCGCCGCACCCCTGCCCAACGGACGACCGCGCTGTTTTCCGCAACCGTTCCTTCCTGGGTGGAGAAGACGGCCAGGAAGCACCAGCGCGACCCGGTCATCGTGGAGGTTGACGCCGACACCAAGTCATTGCCCTGTGTGGAGCACCTGGTTTATACGATCAAGCGGGCCGACAAGTCCAAGGCGCTTCAAACGCTGCTGAACCAACGTGACGGCGACCCGGTCATCGTCTTCGGCAGAACCAAGCACGGCGTCAGGAAGCTGGCGCGCCAACTCGACGGGCTGGGATATCCGGTGGGAGCTCTGCAAGGCAATCTCAGTCAGAATGCGCGCGAGCGGGTGATGGCGGCGTTCCGGTCCGGCGCCACGCCGATCCTGGTGGCAACCAATGTCGCCGCGCGCGGCCTGGACGTGAAAGGTGTCGATCGGGTCATCAACTACGACCTGCCGGAATCGCAGCAGTATTTCACCCACCGGGTCGGGCGCACCGGCCGTATGGGGCGCGCCGGCGAGGCGGTGACGTTCATCACGCCGGATGAAGAGTCAAAATGGCGAGAGATCGAACGCGGCCTCGGACGCCGGTTCACGCGCAAGCCCTGGCGCAGGGCGGCGTAG
- a CDS encoding nuclear transport factor 2 family protein — translation MAAPGGREMPAWVTRPLSDMPLLGPAESLSGVQRELQELLDRYAKGVESAKLSEVEACMRTDEAFLSVESSYPNYGWEDYDKNHLSLELGVLKNMEYKAELVHAFGNGDLSYGVFVFTASAERDGQRRTKQGMGTLVAEKIDGDWRIRHWTTCARRPPTS, via the coding sequence ATGGCCGCACCAGGTGGAAGAGAAATGCCGGCGTGGGTGACGCGCCCCTTGTCCGACATGCCGTTGCTCGGTCCCGCGGAATCCCTGAGCGGAGTGCAACGCGAACTGCAGGAATTGCTGGATCGTTACGCCAAGGGCGTCGAGTCTGCGAAGCTTTCCGAAGTCGAGGCCTGCATGCGTACCGACGAGGCGTTTCTGAGTGTCGAATCCAGCTATCCCAACTACGGCTGGGAGGACTATGACAAGAATCACCTCAGCCTTGAGCTGGGAGTGTTGAAAAACATGGAATACAAGGCGGAACTGGTGCACGCCTTCGGCAACGGCGATCTTTCCTACGGTGTGTTCGTATTCACGGCCTCCGCCGAGCGGGACGGGCAGAGGCGCACCAAGCAAGGCATGGGTACGCTGGTGGCGGAGAAAATAGACGGCGACTGGCGCATCCGTCACTGGACCACCTGCGCCCGGCGCCCGCCTACCTCTTAG
- a CDS encoding SDR family oxidoreductase — protein MNERKTAIVTGSATGVGAAAAELLAERGCNVVVNYTRSEKEAHETAGRCEAAGAETRVVQADVSEDDDCLKLAAAAMDAWGRIDYLVNNAGRTKFNPFANLHGIDKQDFLDIYAVNVVGTYQMIRAVEPHMRALDSGAVVNNSSIGGVTGIASSIPYAASKAALNLMTKSLAHVLGPEIRINSVAPGMIQTRWLQGGMGDEAYQAMLDMATQALPLKQVAEPHHVAEVIVWFLEGAPLVTGETLIADSGIHLGQLPTLATGDSD, from the coding sequence ATGAACGAGCGGAAAACGGCCATCGTAACGGGATCGGCCACAGGTGTCGGCGCGGCCGCGGCGGAGTTGCTGGCGGAACGCGGCTGCAACGTCGTCGTGAACTACACGCGCAGCGAGAAAGAGGCGCACGAGACGGCCGGGCGCTGCGAGGCGGCCGGCGCGGAGACGCGGGTCGTGCAGGCGGACGTTTCCGAGGACGACGACTGCCTGAAGTTGGCGGCGGCGGCCATGGACGCCTGGGGGCGGATCGATTACCTGGTCAACAACGCCGGGCGGACCAAGTTCAACCCCTTCGCCAATCTTCACGGCATCGACAAGCAGGACTTCCTCGACATCTACGCGGTCAACGTGGTGGGCACCTACCAGATGATCCGCGCCGTGGAGCCGCACATGCGGGCGCTGGACAGCGGCGCCGTGGTCAACAACTCTTCGATCGGAGGCGTGACGGGCATTGCGTCCTCGATTCCCTATGCCGCGTCCAAGGCCGCCCTGAACCTGATGACGAAGTCGCTTGCGCACGTGCTGGGACCGGAAATCCGCATCAACAGCGTCGCGCCCGGCATGATACAGACGCGCTGGCTGCAGGGCGGCATGGGCGACGAGGCTTACCAGGCGATGCTGGACATGGCCACCCAGGCACTGCCGCTGAAACAGGTCGCCGAGCCGCACCACGTCGCCGAGGTCATCGTCTGGTTCCTGGAAGGCGCCCCGCTGGTGACCGGCGAGACCCTGATCGCCGACAGCGGCATACACCTGGGCCAACTGCCCACACTCGCCACCGGCGACTCCGACTAG
- the grxD gene encoding Grx4 family monothiol glutaredoxin translates to MQDKQLEQRISKQIEEFPLLLYMKGSPDFPQCGFSAQVVAALRQCGKRFAYVDILQDPDLRQGLKEYSNWPTFPQLYVQGELVGGADIVTQMARTGELRELVQDLD, encoded by the coding sequence ATGCAGGACAAGCAATTAGAGCAGCGAATCAGCAAGCAGATCGAGGAATTTCCGCTGTTGCTGTACATGAAGGGGTCGCCGGATTTCCCCCAGTGCGGGTTTTCGGCGCAGGTCGTCGCGGCGTTGCGCCAGTGCGGTAAACGCTTCGCCTACGTGGACATTCTGCAGGATCCGGACCTGCGCCAGGGGCTGAAGGAATACTCGAACTGGCCCACTTTTCCGCAGTTGTACGTGCAGGGCGAACTGGTGGGCGGCGCCGACATCGTTACGCAGATGGCTCGCACCGGCGAGCTGCGGGAACTCGTACAGGACCTGGACTAG
- a CDS encoding long-chain fatty acid--CoA ligase — MSSDRVYDWLAYHARHNADSLACVDLGTGRRFTYARFNERSMRLATGLAMEHGVGKGDRVAIIAANSTDFYELMFACWKLGALFMPLNWRLHPVEIAELLSHAEPKAVFCDEEYAPLAEGWNDGALLIRRTGGDSDHERLIAGHEAEAVMPPLTGDDLNCLLYTSGTTGRPKGVMYNYRMVHNTVLCGALHAGLSRDSVSLTYAPLFHTAGLNAAGTSLFHYGGCVNVMPRWDARKCLGYLTDAEMGITHCIGVPTHYLMMSELPEFESAEFPALACLGVGSAPASVQLLRTWEAKGVALAQSYGLTECFSVTMTPPHRARELLGSAGHAMMHVEVQVGDDEGHELPRGEVGEIQLRGPGVTPGYWRDPELTAASRVNGWFRTGDAARMDDEGILTIVDRIKDMFISGGENIYPVEIENVVVRMPAVSMAGVIGVPDPKWGEVGMALVLPRKGKRVTEQDVLEQCRANLARYKIPKQVKIVNELPISPQGKLLKTELRRLYGERG, encoded by the coding sequence TTGAGCAGCGACAGGGTCTACGACTGGCTGGCCTACCACGCCCGGCACAACGCCGACTCGCTTGCCTGCGTGGACCTCGGCACCGGCCGCCGGTTCACCTACGCGCGGTTCAACGAACGAAGCATGCGCCTGGCCACGGGGTTGGCTATGGAGCACGGCGTGGGCAAGGGCGACCGCGTGGCCATCATCGCCGCCAACAGCACCGACTTCTACGAACTCATGTTCGCCTGCTGGAAGCTGGGCGCGCTGTTCATGCCGCTGAACTGGCGGCTGCACCCGGTGGAGATCGCGGAGCTGCTTTCGCACGCCGAGCCGAAGGCCGTGTTCTGCGACGAGGAATACGCGCCTCTGGCCGAGGGCTGGAATGACGGGGCGCTGCTGATCCGCCGCACGGGCGGCGATTCGGACCACGAGCGGCTGATTGCCGGTCATGAGGCGGAGGCGGTCATGCCGCCGCTGACCGGCGACGACCTGAACTGCCTGCTGTACACCTCCGGCACCACGGGCAGGCCCAAGGGGGTCATGTACAACTACCGCATGGTCCATAACACCGTGCTGTGCGGCGCCCTGCACGCGGGCCTGTCGCGGGATTCGGTGAGCCTGACCTACGCCCCGCTGTTTCACACGGCCGGCCTGAACGCTGCAGGCACGTCGCTGTTCCACTACGGCGGATGCGTGAACGTGATGCCCCGCTGGGACGCGCGCAAGTGCCTCGGCTACCTGACGGACGCCGAAATGGGCATCACCCATTGCATCGGCGTGCCCACGCACTACCTGATGATGAGCGAGTTGCCGGAATTCGAAAGCGCGGAGTTTCCGGCGCTGGCCTGCCTTGGCGTGGGCAGCGCTCCCGCGTCCGTGCAACTGCTGCGCACCTGGGAGGCCAAGGGCGTGGCCCTGGCGCAGTCCTACGGGTTGACGGAGTGTTTCAGCGTGACAATGACCCCGCCGCACCGCGCCCGCGAGCTGCTGGGCTCGGCAGGCCACGCGATGATGCACGTGGAGGTGCAGGTCGGGGACGACGAAGGCCATGAGCTGCCGCGCGGCGAGGTGGGCGAGATCCAGTTGCGGGGCCCGGGCGTCACGCCCGGATACTGGCGCGACCCGGAACTCACGGCCGCGTCCCGGGTGAACGGCTGGTTCCGCACCGGCGACGCGGCCCGCATGGACGACGAGGGCATTCTCACGATCGTGGACCGGATCAAGGACATGTTCATATCCGGCGGCGAGAACATCTATCCGGTGGAGATCGAGAACGTGGTCGTCAGGATGCCGGCGGTCAGCATGGCGGGCGTGATCGGCGTGCCCGATCCGAAGTGGGGCGAAGTCGGCATGGCGCTGGTGCTGCCGCGCAAGGGCAAGCGCGTGACCGAGCAGGATGTGCTGGAGCAATGCCGCGCCAACCTGGCCCGCTATAAGATTCCGAAGCAGGTGAAGATCGTGAACGAACTGCCGATCAGCCCGCAAGGCAAGCTGCTGAAGACGGAACTGCGCCGGCTGTATGGAGAGAGGGGATGA
- a CDS encoding prepilin-type N-terminal cleavage/methylation domain-containing protein: protein MMRGFSLLELLIALTVSSIAVLLAQPVITTGMLNLQRSTTINGLIRSLHFARRTAAENGRDTTVCPSPDGSRCGAAEDWGAGWIVHDGSTGSTPYAPPPDSILYRSRGQAGLSIRSNRTRFVFRPFRGRSTNGTLVVCDRRGSSAARAIVVNNIGRPRLADTASGGDPLSCPPG, encoded by the coding sequence ATGATGCGTGGCTTTTCGCTTTTGGAACTCCTGATCGCACTGACTGTCAGCTCCATTGCAGTCCTCCTGGCCCAGCCCGTGATCACTACCGGAATGCTCAATCTGCAGCGGAGCACGACGATCAACGGATTGATCCGCAGCCTGCACTTCGCACGCCGCACGGCCGCCGAGAACGGCCGGGACACGACTGTGTGTCCCAGCCCGGACGGATCGCGGTGCGGGGCCGCGGAGGATTGGGGCGCCGGCTGGATTGTCCACGACGGCTCAACGGGTTCCACGCCCTATGCACCGCCGCCGGATTCGATCCTCTACCGATCGCGGGGCCAGGCCGGTTTGTCCATTCGCTCGAATCGCACCCGGTTCGTGTTCAGGCCGTTCCGCGGGCGCTCCACCAACGGCACGCTGGTCGTCTGCGACCGGCGCGGAAGCAGCGCGGCGCGCGCAATCGTCGTCAACAACATCGGCAGGCCGCGGCTTGCCGATACCGCCAGCGGTGGCGACCCGCTTTCCTGCCCGCCCGGCTGA
- the nadC gene encoding carboxylating nicotinate-nucleotide diphosphorylase, whose translation MPSSRSSPAAPAEAVRADVRRALREDVGAGDVSAGLLPGDSHAAAVVLAREECVLCGRDWFEEVFRACDERIAVRWLVAEGGSTTAGEAVCELEGPVRGLLSGERSGLNFLQLLSAVATQTRAMVKALEGSRAVLLDTRKTLPGLRQAQKYAVRVGGGSNHRMGLYDAVLLKENHIAAAGGVRQALQAARDRGGNLPVTVEVQDLEEFVEALDAGAGWIMLDNFSLDQLSAAVVARDRRGRDVILEASGSIGLGNIAEVAATGVDRISVGALTKNVRACDFSMRLKD comes from the coding sequence ATGCCCTCCTCCCGATCCTCACCCGCCGCGCCCGCGGAAGCGGTGCGCGCGGACGTGCGCCGGGCGTTGCGTGAAGACGTGGGCGCCGGCGACGTATCAGCCGGATTGCTGCCTGGGGATTCGCATGCCGCGGCGGTGGTCCTCGCGCGCGAGGAGTGCGTGCTGTGCGGGCGCGACTGGTTCGAGGAAGTGTTCCGGGCCTGCGACGAGCGGATCGCGGTTCGCTGGCTAGTTGCCGAGGGCGGATCGACCACGGCGGGCGAGGCCGTATGCGAGCTGGAAGGACCGGTTCGCGGGCTGCTCAGCGGCGAGCGCTCGGGCCTGAACTTCCTGCAACTGCTGTCGGCCGTGGCAACGCAGACGCGCGCCATGGTAAAGGCGCTGGAAGGCTCCCGCGCGGTCCTTCTGGATACCCGCAAGACGCTGCCCGGCCTGCGCCAGGCGCAGAAATACGCGGTGCGCGTGGGCGGCGGAAGCAATCACCGCATGGGCCTGTACGACGCGGTCCTGCTCAAGGAAAACCACATCGCCGCGGCCGGCGGCGTGCGCCAGGCGCTCCAGGCGGCCCGAGATCGCGGCGGCAACCTGCCGGTCACCGTGGAAGTCCAGGACCTGGAAGAATTCGTCGAGGCGCTGGACGCCGGGGCCGGCTGGATCATGCTGGACAACTTCTCGCTGGATCAGCTATCCGCTGCCGTCGTTGCGCGCGACCGGCGCGGCCGCGACGTGATCCTGGAGGCCTCCGGATCCATCGGGCTGGGCAACATTGCCGAAGTGGCGGCCACCGGCGTGGACCGCATTTCGGTGGGGGCCCTGACCAAGAACGTCAGAGCCTGCGACTTCTCGATGCGCCTGAAGGATTGA
- a CDS encoding nitronate monooxygenase: MFLVSGPDLVIEACRGGLIGAFPSLNARPLETLEDWLKQISTTLDEEERANSGTTAPWAVNLIVHRTNKRLAADLDLTVKYQAPMVISSLGSPRLVREEVHSYGGLLYCDVNSLFYAHKAADAGVDGLILVAAGAGGHTGMITPFAFVAEVRKFFDGAIVLAGGISSGADIAAAIAMGADFAYVGTRFIAARESLASDGYKQMLVDSGADDLVLTPYFTGVPANFLKASIKKAGIDPAELGKANPEIQFDNEEKRGNAWRDIWSAGQGVGSVESVLSTAELVAELEDGYREAIARLNRN, from the coding sequence ATGTTCCTGGTTTCCGGGCCCGACCTCGTGATCGAGGCCTGCAGGGGCGGCCTGATCGGCGCATTCCCGTCGCTCAACGCCCGTCCTCTCGAGACGCTGGAGGACTGGCTCAAGCAAATTTCGACGACGCTGGATGAAGAAGAGCGGGCAAATTCCGGCACGACCGCTCCCTGGGCCGTCAACCTGATCGTTCATCGCACCAACAAGCGGCTGGCCGCCGACCTCGACCTCACCGTCAAATACCAGGCCCCGATGGTCATCAGCTCGCTGGGCAGCCCGAGGCTGGTGCGCGAGGAAGTGCATTCCTACGGCGGCCTGCTGTATTGCGACGTCAACAGCCTGTTCTACGCACACAAGGCGGCCGACGCTGGCGTCGACGGCCTGATCCTGGTGGCGGCCGGCGCCGGCGGACATACCGGCATGATCACGCCGTTCGCGTTCGTGGCCGAGGTGCGCAAGTTCTTCGACGGCGCCATCGTGCTGGCCGGAGGCATCTCCTCGGGCGCCGACATTGCCGCGGCAATTGCGATGGGCGCGGATTTCGCCTACGTCGGAACCCGGTTCATCGCCGCGCGCGAAAGCCTGGCGTCGGACGGCTACAAGCAGATGCTCGTGGACAGTGGCGCCGACGACCTGGTGCTGACTCCCTACTTCACCGGCGTACCCGCCAACTTCCTCAAGGCGAGCATTAAGAAAGCCGGGATCGACCCCGCCGAGTTGGGGAAGGCCAATCCGGAAATCCAGTTCGACAACGAGGAGAAGCGCGGAAATGCCTGGCGCGACATCTGGTCGGCCGGGCAGGGCGTGGGATCGGTCGAGAGCGTGCTCAGCACCGCCGAACTCGTCGCGGAGCTCGAAGACGGCTACCGCGAGGCCATAGCTCGCCTCAACAGGAACTAG
- a CDS encoding UbiD family decarboxylase, producing MAYEDFRAFLDLLEERDDLRRIKEPLSVGLNESDLQPLMALLHSGPNRALILENLTGYNTPDVPVAFNPYGSRERTALCIDEEDVLDAKHKLARVLADPASWHKPVMVDREDAPCKEVVISENEVSLGKQIPHVWFGKEGPGYITNGIAITKDPETGARNVGWYRHTQLWNAQHPAGGEYSQHNQDRCLAVFVYWNPPMNHGGLHLAKAIAAGKTLEIAIACNCDPALHLASATGLPFGQDEYDFAGGLRGAPLELVKCDTVDIEVPATAEYVLEGEFLPGQQEQIGWHSNPLGYYDAVQVFPLMQVNHITHRKNPIWHSTMEMVPPFDHNYLALLPVEGEVLSDLGRKIPEVKDVVVTPNMTYIVQLSVDGATKPHPEFGKYVLHAVWGAAGRWGRTAKLVIVVGPDVNPYDLASVEWAIMTRVQPVSDIIMNPSGQAFVLDPSAPKSAQGVPVQSEQMGIDATVKIPERFNEYPEVSQADPADVAALAKRLGDALD from the coding sequence ATGGCATACGAGGATTTTCGGGCATTTCTTGATCTGCTGGAGGAGCGCGACGACCTGCGCCGCATCAAGGAACCGCTTTCGGTGGGGCTGAACGAGTCCGATCTGCAGCCGCTCATGGCGCTTCTGCACAGCGGCCCCAATCGCGCCCTGATCCTTGAGAACCTGACCGGCTACAACACGCCGGACGTCCCCGTCGCATTCAATCCGTACGGTTCGCGCGAGCGCACCGCGCTGTGCATCGACGAAGAAGACGTGCTCGACGCCAAGCACAAGCTTGCGCGCGTACTTGCGGATCCCGCGAGCTGGCACAAGCCGGTGATGGTCGATCGGGAGGACGCACCGTGCAAGGAGGTCGTGATTTCCGAAAACGAGGTGTCGCTGGGCAAGCAGATTCCGCACGTCTGGTTCGGCAAGGAAGGGCCGGGCTACATCACCAACGGCATCGCGATTACCAAGGACCCCGAAACCGGCGCCCGCAACGTGGGCTGGTACCGGCATACCCAACTCTGGAACGCCCAGCATCCGGCCGGGGGCGAGTATTCGCAGCACAACCAGGACCGCTGCCTGGCGGTTTTCGTCTACTGGAACCCGCCGATGAATCACGGCGGCCTGCACCTGGCCAAGGCCATTGCCGCGGGCAAGACCCTGGAAATCGCGATTGCCTGCAACTGCGACCCGGCGCTGCACCTGGCTTCCGCCACCGGCCTGCCGTTCGGCCAGGACGAATACGACTTTGCCGGCGGCCTGCGCGGCGCGCCGCTGGAGCTCGTGAAATGCGACACGGTGGACATCGAAGTTCCCGCCACCGCCGAATACGTGCTGGAAGGCGAGTTCCTGCCCGGCCAGCAGGAGCAGATCGGCTGGCATTCCAATCCGCTGGGCTACTACGACGCGGTGCAGGTGTTCCCGCTGATGCAGGTCAACCACATCACCCACCGCAAGAACCCGATCTGGCACTCGACGATGGAGATGGTGCCGCCGTTCGATCACAACTACCTGGCGCTGCTGCCGGTGGAGGGCGAAGTCCTGAGCGACCTGGGGCGCAAGATTCCCGAGGTCAAGGACGTGGTGGTTACGCCCAACATGACCTACATCGTGCAGCTCTCCGTGGACGGCGCCACCAAGCCGCATCCGGAGTTCGGCAAGTACGTATTGCACGCCGTCTGGGGTGCGGCTGGGCGCTGGGGGCGCACGGCCAAACTGGTGATCGTGGTGGGACCGGACGTCAATCCCTACGACCTGGCTTCGGTGGAGTGGGCGATCATGACCCGGGTGCAGCCCGTGTCGGACATCATCATGAACCCTTCCGGCCAGGCTTTCGTGCTGGACCCCTCGGCGCCGAAGTCGGCCCAGGGCGTGCCGGTGCAGTCCGAGCAGATGGGCATCGACGCCACGGTGAAGATCCCCGAGCGCTTTAACGAGTACCCGGAAGTCAGCCAGGCCGATCCCGCCGACGTGGCGGCGCTGGCCAAGCGCCTGGGCGACGCGCTGGATTAG
- a CDS encoding MFS transporter, with protein MRDNPFRYAGFRRLFAAQVIALVGTGLSTVGLQLLAYRLTGGQAAPVLATALSIKMIAYVFLAPICGGLAHRTSRKGILVTSDVLRAGLVLLLPFVTTEWQIYLLIFAVQALSAAFKPVFQAIIPTVLPDQATYTRALSWTRLAYDLETVGSMMLAITLMAAGSGFELLFELNSAAFLISALLIIITRLPKIAPVERTGKVLDDVTFGVRSYLATPRLRALLVLYFGAAMVSGAVLVNNVDYVRTVLGGADYLVAVTMLAYGGGSMAAALTTPLILRRIKSRQLISRGALLAGFAALFMILSPGLVPVLVMWTIMGAGGSWVYTPSGRVINRSSNPADLPAYFSAHFSLSHCAWLVGYPLAGWLGTTLGLSTAGLILGLLCIVLALAGTRLWPRKDHEELLHEHEGVEHTHRHFHDRHHQHAHQGDEGEEPHSHPHRHEPLRHSHDYVIDLHHTRWPTG; from the coding sequence ATGCGGGATAACCCTTTCCGCTACGCGGGTTTCCGGCGGCTGTTCGCGGCCCAGGTCATCGCGCTGGTCGGAACGGGCCTGAGCACCGTGGGCCTGCAACTGCTGGCCTACCGGCTGACCGGCGGCCAGGCTGCGCCGGTCCTGGCCACGGCCCTGTCGATCAAGATGATCGCCTACGTGTTCCTGGCGCCGATCTGCGGCGGCCTGGCGCACCGGACCTCGCGCAAGGGCATCCTGGTGACGAGCGACGTGCTGCGTGCCGGACTGGTCCTGCTGCTGCCCTTCGTGACCACGGAATGGCAGATCTACCTGCTGATCTTCGCCGTGCAGGCGCTGTCGGCGGCGTTCAAGCCGGTGTTCCAGGCAATCATTCCCACCGTGCTGCCGGACCAGGCCACTTACACGCGGGCGCTGTCCTGGACCCGCCTGGCCTACGATCTGGAAACGGTCGGCAGCATGATGCTGGCGATCACGCTGATGGCCGCCGGCAGCGGCTTCGAGCTGTTGTTCGAGCTGAATTCCGCCGCGTTCCTGATCTCTGCGCTGCTCATCATCATCACCCGCCTGCCGAAGATCGCCCCGGTGGAGCGCACGGGCAAGGTGCTCGACGACGTGACCTTCGGCGTACGTTCGTATCTGGCCACGCCCCGTCTGCGGGCACTGCTGGTGCTCTATTTCGGCGCCGCCATGGTCAGCGGCGCGGTGCTGGTGAACAACGTCGATTACGTGCGCACCGTGCTCGGCGGTGCGGACTACCTGGTGGCCGTGACCATGCTCGCCTACGGCGGCGGATCGATGGCGGCGGCCCTCACCACGCCGCTGATCCTGCGCCGCATCAAGAGCCGCCAGCTGATATCGCGCGGCGCGCTGCTGGCCGGATTCGCCGCACTTTTCATGATTCTTTCACCCGGCCTGGTCCCGGTGCTGGTGATGTGGACGATCATGGGCGCCGGCGGTTCCTGGGTCTATACGCCCTCGGGAAGAGTCATCAACCGGTCCTCCAACCCGGCCGACCTGCCAGCGTATTTCTCGGCGCACTTCTCGCTGTCGCATTGCGCGTGGCTGGTGGGGTATCCGTTAGCGGGATGGCTGGGCACGACGCTTGGACTATCGACCGCCGGCCTGATCCTCGGACTGCTCTGCATCGTGCTGGCGCTGGCGGGCACTCGGCTGTGGCCGCGCAAGGACCACGAGGAACTCCTGCACGAGCATGAGGGGGTGGAACACACCCACAGGCACTTCCACGACCGCCATCACCAGCATGCTCACCAAGGCGACGAAGGCGAGGAACCGCACAGCCATCCGCACCGCCACGAGCCCCTGCGCCACTCGCACGACTACGTGATCGACCTGCACCACACCCGCTGGCCCACCGGCTAG